Below is a window of Lacibacter sp. H407 DNA.
CTCAATTTAAGTAACGAAACAGCGGTTGCTTCAAAATCTTCATCAAACGACAGGCGTTTGAAATGATCCCAGGCTTTGATAAAGTCGCCCGGTTTGATATCACGGTTGGCAATGGTTACATGCGGATGAAACGCACGGTCGTCGGGTTTGATGATGCCATGAAACGGTTGAATGAAATGATCTTCCACAGCTTTACGCAAACTCCCCAGTTGATGGTTCTCGTTTACCGCAACAAACAGTACACGGTTACTGAAATGCGAAAATCCTTTCAGCTGAATTTGAAATGCAGGAATGGTTGTTTGAAACTGAGTAAGCGTTTCAAACAGTAGCTCTTCAGAATTCGTTTCCATCCAGAACGGAGGAATGAGTGTAATGTGCGCTGCAGATTTTAGTGCTACTGTACATCCAAACCGATCACGCATCCATAATTTATATGCCTGCACTTTTTCATCAATGGATGCCGGACAAAGTACAGCGAGGAAATACATGCTATGTGTTGCAGAATTGTTCATCTGTTTAAATATGAATGTGGCCACAAAGGCGCAAGGACTCAAAGAGCTACAACAAAAACAGTT
It encodes the following:
- a CDS encoding 2'-5' RNA ligase family protein — its product is MNNSATHSMYFLAVLCPASIDEKVQAYKLWMRDRFGCTVALKSAAHITLIPPFWMETNSEELLFETLTQFQTTIPAFQIQLKGFSHFSNRVLFVAVNENHQLGSLRKAVEDHFIQPFHGIIKPDDRAFHPHVTIANRDIKPGDFIKAWDHFKRLSFDEDFEATAVSLLKLSPGKWNVISEQSFCSR